Within the Setaria viridis chromosome 3, Setaria_viridis_v4.0, whole genome shotgun sequence genome, the region AGCCAACCCAACCATCCCGAATCCCAACCACGAACCAACATCAGCGGCAGGACTCCAACGCCTAATCCGGAACCAAACCGAAGATACAGATCAGGACAGGGAGTCGAAAGGGAACCTGACGAGCGAAGGGTCGATGCGCCGCTGCTGCTTCTCCTTGGTCTCGCGGAGCTTGGCGCGGAAGATAGCCTTCCTCTGATCCATGCGGAGCAAGGCCGCCCCCGGAAACAAGAAGGTTTCGCCCTCGCCCGCGGGCGGATACGGGCATACGGCAGCTGGGGTGGCGGGGTTCTGTCCTCGTCTAGAAGGTTCTGAAGAAGGAAGCTCTGTCGCCGCAGCGGGGGAAGCTCTGTCTGCTCCGTATCTGCTGGTTGTTGGGCTAAACAGATCGGGCGGGCCGAGAATGCGGGCTGAAACTGTCAAACATTTATGGGCTCAAGATAGCCGTGGGCCCTGCTGTCCGAGGCCGGCCTgtgattttttaaaagaaatcaaTAGTACGGTCGTGTGTGAGGTTTGGTCTTTTTGGTTCCTGTTAATTGGGGTCGAACGCGCGGGCTGGTACATGTAtgtcgaagacgacgacgatggcggtgTCCGTGGCGCTGAGAGCCTGCTGGTCATGCATGTACCCGCGAGCGAACCGGAGCGCTGCCGGTAGTCGGAGAAGACGATCGAAGTCGACGGCCGAGAGGCCGCCGGACTCGTCCAGCGACGCGTGCGCCGCGAGGCCCCGCGCCCGGCCGATCAGCCGCGACGCCGGGTCCGGACCCTCCCGCAGCTCGTCGTCGAACACGTTCACGTCCCCGAACGTCGACGCGCTCCTGCTTTTCACGCCGCTACGTTCAGTACGGTGCCAGACTGCCAGCCTGCTTGCTAGTGCCAGCAATATACGGAGTATTGCGCACCCGTGCAGGTGCAGGCTGGCGACGTTGATGAAGGTGGCGTTGGGCGTGGCGCGTGCCGGTGTCGACCTCGTGGAAGTAGAAGTGGAGGTGGTGGATCAGTTCCccgtcagcggcggcgcaggagcagATCAGCAGCAGGACGAGGACAAGCGAAGGACACGGAGCAGCGGCCATGGCATTGTGTGTCTGCGTGATACCTGTGGTTGAAGATGAGACACGGGAGATAGTTTGTTTTGATTGACGATTTGCAAGGTAAACAGTACTCCCTACGTcttgtagatcgttttaactttttttctataaatatagtatacatctagatacattacaatttgaaacgaaaggattacaatttgaaacggtgTAAACGAAAGgattacaatttgaaacggatgaaGTAGCAAGTTGAAGTTGTTGAAGATGCCGCATCCCCGGCTTTCGCTCTACGACCTGGAAGGCTGGAATTGGACTATTGGAGTCCGCGCCCTCGTGAATCATGATGCTCAAATTCCTTTCTTGTTTGTTTACACTGCCAACGCCTGTGATCAGCAGCCGTTAGGGGTTTAGGGCGCATTAAACCCAAACAAAGTGCAGTCTAAAGATGATCCCCCTGCTACCAATGTCTGCATTCGTTACTACTGGCACAGCAATTTGGCCAGCCTCAGCTCCTGGCAACTTGTTCCTGAACTGCAAGTCCGCAACCAACATGTAGACTGAACAGCATCTCAACAAGCCTAGCAGTGCTCTCTCTCTGAACTTACACACTAGGACATGAACACCAGCAAAATGTGCTTCGCAACTTTTAAGCAACATACCTCCGAGTTTAAATAGTGGTAAAAGAGAGACGATAGATCGGAATGACGGGATACTGGCATCAAATTTGGAGTAACAAGATAGTGACCAGACATACTAGGACTGTACATGCATTGAAATATAAGGCCGTAAAAAATGCAGCAGCTACGGGATCCGCTAGCAAGAGATACGGCAGTTTACTCCGTCGACAGAAGTTAAGCGTAAATTAGGAAAGTAAATGACAAAAGGGGTCAAAGTTTTCATCTGATGGTTCTCGTCTGATGCACTACTACGCAGCAGGCGTGCAGGACAAACTCATCaccagccaccgccaccgccggaggccCAACCACTGTTCCCACCATCCTGTGCTGGTACAGCCTTTTTGGCACTTCCCCATCCAGAATCGTTagagccgccaccaccaccaccgccaccgccagatCCCCAGCCGCTCCCACCATCCTGTGCTGGTACGGCCTTTTTGGTGCTGCCCCATCCTGAGTCGCTTGAGCCACCAGCAACTGTTCCCCACCCCCCTCCACTTCCACCACCGTCGGTACCACCGACCGCTGCTCCCCAggtgcctccaccgccaccaccactgttGCTGTCACCGCCAGCTCCACCCCATCCAGCAGCATCTCCTCCGCCGGTACCACCAGCACCCCAAGAAGAGCCACCACTGCCACCTGTGCCccatccaccaccgccactgccAATGTTATCAGTCCAGCCTCCACCgttgccgctgccaccaccactcCAGCCTCCACCATTGTTGTCATTGCCAAAGTTGCCTCGACCACGCCCACGCCCTCGACCACGACCACCAGAACTGTTCCTCGAATCAAACCTCCCTCCTGTTTTAGAGAGAACAAGAGATATAGAGTGATCATAAATTTCTGAGGTCCTACTGTGTTCTAAACTTTTAATAAATGTTGGTCAAATTAGATGCAACTgtcaaaaaatatatttcagaTATCGATGGCTAACTTCACAGTAATCAGATGAGTACCACATTCCTCTTCAGAAATGGTTTCTAAAACATCAGACGCGTGAAACAATGTAGCATGGGATAAATGAACAAAGAATGCCACAGCTAATTTCAATGGACTCCAGCAAACCATAAGAACAAAAGCACCAAGTACTGATGAATGTACAAATCTTAATCTATGCAAGGCAACTTAAAAGATTTAAATGGCTAAAGAAATTGATGCATATTGATGAACATAGTAAGCAAATAATCACTGACCTGATCTATCCCTATCATTATTACTATCTCCCCTCCATCCATCGTTTGCACCGCCACCAGAACCCCAAGCTGAATTTTTCATAGGCACCATTGCGGCAACATTTCGCATTGATGGTCCGGCGTCTGGTGGTGGTTTGTCAATATTCTTCTGGAAATATGACACTAGGCGATCAATGCTGTCAAAGTCTCTTTTCCGGAATCTGAAGCCCTTTGGGTATAGTCCGACATACTCATGATGTGGATTTGTACTCCTAATATATGACAATATAAAGGTGCCAGGATGTTCATGAGATATGCCAAAGCTATATACTATTCTCATAGGATTCTCTGCCTTTTCTGCTCTTAACAACTCATCAACCTCATTTTTCAACCCCTTCCTGAACTTACGATAGGAGAGCATGCTTTTCAGGTGCCCTACCAATGGGTCCACATATCTGTCTATAACCTGTTATATAAAAAATAGGGTTGTAAGAGGAAAGATCGTCTGTTAGGTATACGATGAAAGAACACCAATCTAACTGCAGTAAACCGTTGTCACAAAAGATGAATGGGAACGACTGAAGCTTATGTAAGTTAAATGACAAAAGGCAGGCGGGTGAGGGGATTGTCGGGTGCACCAACCTCATCAAGGTCCTCAAAAGTTTCATTGTCAATTGTCAGTGTTTTTCCCAGTCGAAGCAAACTAGTGATATCTTTGTGATCCTTCCCACCCTCAGTAATCTCCTTATGTGCATAAACACCGTCAAAAATTTTCAGGGTAAGAGTCAAAAATGATGGTCCCCGAGAACTTGGCCGGATGACCTTCTCACCAGGTTCTTTATCTGATAAGAACTGTTTCAATAGAAGAGAGATCAGATACGGTACACATAGCATAACAGAAGTGAGAGACGTACAGCACACATAAGACATTTAGATTAACAAGGCAGCAAACCTGCATGGCTTCTTCAGCTGTCAGGTTCTGAAAGTGAGGATGAACAATCATCCTGGGCTTGAAATGTTTCTTTGCAAGTTCCTTTTGTTTCCGAGCCTTATCCTCTACAGTCTGCGAGGTCATGTCTTGTTCATGATAGTAAGGGTCTTGATCACCTCTGGAGAATGGTCTTCTCCTCATTTCACTAGCCTTGCATGTTAGGTAAACCATGAACCTATTTTTATTCACATTCCTAATTTTGCCAGTTAATACATCGCCTTCATGTAACTGCGATGATTCAGGATCAAAGCCCTGATCAGAATAGTTGTCTGCCATAACTATGGCCTTCAAACCAGAATCAAAGGTGCAAATGATTTTGTTCTCTTGTATATTACGAACAGTTACTTGAACAATCCTTCCCTCAGATATGGTATCCTCAGTTTCACCAGAAAGCATCCAGAATTCCTCATCTGGGCTAGGCTCGGTATAAGGGGTCCTCCAGTCAGAGAAACCAGAAAGCAGCTCATACTTTATGTCTTTCAGTGTTTCCTTTTTACGGAATTCTTCTGAAATACTCTTTATATATTCATCAATGTCAAGACCCCTAAGCAAACCTTGGTTTTCTCTAACATGCTCAATCGCCATCTCttgttcatcatcatccatctcATTCACGTCATGTGGTGCAGCCTCAGCATAGACATCCTTAGCCAAATTTTTTGCAATTACATATGACTCAGGATGGATCCTTGTATCCTCAAGCAGATCAATGATCTGAGCACTGGCTGCAGCTGCACCACTCCGTCGGACACGTAAGAAACCAGAAGCATTCATGAACACTTTCCTGCCTAGAGGTTTTACAAGCTCCTTGCGACTAAAAATCGATCCCTCTCTTACCAGATCTTTCTGCAAAGCTGAAGCTTTGCGCGGACCCATACCAGCAATAAATTGTAAAGTCGAGAAATGCCACTCATGGCTAGCAGCAAGATTAACGTCAAAACCAATCTGATTTGTTGCATCAACCATTACTTGCTCAACAACATCATACTTCTCATCAGGAGTAAGAAACTGTTCAAGCGCGTGCAGTTTCCAAGAAAGTATCTCTTTTCCAGGTCCACATAGTGTTGCAATCATTGCCAATGGATTCTGAAGGTAACGTCCAAGAGCCACGGCACGCTTCACAATACCTAAAGGGAGAGCAGCTGTCAATAAGGAAGTGATTAGAAGAGAACAGTAAATCACCATGTTGCTACTATACCTGACTGGCCAGGAAGTTGATCCGAAGAGATTCGTGAGTTCTCATACAAGCGAGGCACAGACTCGTCACCATAGACGATGCTAAAATTTTCCATTTGTGGGTTAACATCTCTTGGATGGTCTTCtacaattttaaaaataacctaacaCAAGGATAGAAACTTAAATAAACTTCCACGGAGCTATTCAGACACCATGAATTAAAATTTCACCAACCAGCTACATACACACAAGCATAGGAAAATGCACATTTATAGCAACTGCATTCAATGCTAAAGATGCTAAGCCGCGTAACCATATAGACCACCATGTACAGCCATGACAGTCTATCATGTCATCTAGCAATATTTGTTATGTTACATGATAGAATATCTAGGGGTATAGGCAAACTAAACAGCAACAATAATGCTGGGAAATATGCAATTATAATTTTTCTAATAATCTGTGCAAAGCATACAATAAGTTGGATAAACAAATACAGGTTGGAACCCCCAATTATAGCCagaaaaggaaagagaagaacgcaacaagataaaaaaaaatgaacataggaCAGCTTAGTA harbors:
- the LOC117850790 gene encoding transcription elongation factor SPT6-like, with product MGRTVLSDDEEEELEEVDEEDQRPSRRDRDDGEDDEDEEDDEEGQDEFEKDGFIVDDEEDEDEEEEQRSDDERRKKKRKKRKDSEDFMLDEDDYMLLQDNNITGISRPKPGNKFKRLKKAGRESEMDERGLSDDDGTGKKRTGKDRVEYSLFGDAQDAAPIEEDFIEDDQPVDDNDVDDDDDEMADFIVEEDEIDGNGQVVRRKKVKKKVPRQAAGVSSSALQEAQDIFGDVDDLLARRKQEIEREAANSGELRGKRLEDEFEPFILAEKYMTTKDEQIKENDVPERIQLSEELTGYPPTDTTRTDEESLWIHNQLIGDGFLSFYGNEHVNKDIDQKDIVNVLNMLHINKFEIPFIAMYRKELCPSLLSDLDSNEQANEHDKRTMRWHKLLWAVQTLDRKWLLLQKRKVALEMYYEKRFDDEKRRIDDVTRQELNQQLYDSIIEALKDAKSEKEVEDVDAKFNLHFPPGEVEEEGQFKRPKRKSLYSICHKAGLWEVASQFGRSAEQLGHHLTLTKIPEAGELDSGKGSPEEVAANFTCAMFETAQDVLRGARHMAAVEIGCEPIIRKHIRGIFMKKAVVSTSPTHEGNTIIDPYHQLSGVKWLREKPLSKFVDAQWLLIQKAEEEKLLKVTVKLPENAKKELMSDARENYLSDCVSKTAQLWDEQRKMILDDAFFNFLLPSMEKEARSLLTAKAKNWLHMEYGKQLWNKVTVAPWKKKDADKKDADIDLDDESELRVMACCWGPGKPATTFVMLDSSGELVDVLYAGSISNRSQGVAEQQRKKNDQQRVLKFMTDHQPHVVCVGASNYNCRQLKDDIYEVIFKIVEDHPRDVNPQMENFSIVYGDESVPRLYENSRISSDQLPGQSGIVKRAVALGRYLQNPLAMIATLCGPGKEILSWKLHALEQFLTPDEKYDVVEQVMVDATNQIGFDVNLAASHEWHFSTLQFIAGMGPRKASALQKDLVREGSIFSRKELVKPLGRKVFMNASGFLRVRRSGAAAASAQIIDLLEDTRIHPESYVIAKNLAKDVYAEAAPHDVNEMDDDEQEMAIEHVRENQGLLRGLDIDEYIKSISEEFRKKETLKDIKYELLSGFSDWRTPYTEPSPDEEFWMLSGETEDTISEGRIVQVTVRNIQENKIICTFDSGLKAIVMADNYSDQGFDPESSQLHEGDVLTGKIRNVNKNRFMVYLTCKASEMRRRPFSRGDQDPYYHEQDMTSQTVEDKARKQKELAKKHFKPRMIVHPHFQNLTAEEAMQFLSDKEPGEKVIRPSSRGPSFLTLTLKIFDGVYAHKEITEGGKDHKDITSLLRLGKTLTIDNETFEDLDEVIDRYVDPLVGHLKSMLSYRKFRKGLKNEVDELLRAEKAENPMRIVYSFGISHEHPGTFILSYIRSTNPHHEYVGLYPKGFRFRKRDFDSIDRLVSYFQKNIDKPPPDAGPSMRNVAAMVPMKNSAWGSGGGANDGWRGDSNNDRDRSGGRFDSRNSSGGRGRGRGRGRGNFGNDNNGGGWSGGGSGNGGGWTDNIGSGGGGWGTGGSGGSSWGAGGTGGGDAAGWGGAGGDSNSGGGGGGTWGAAVGGTDGGGSGGGWGTVAGGSSDSGWGSTKKAVPAQDGGSGWGSGGGGGGGGGSNDSGWGSAKKAVPAQDGGNSGWASGGGGGW